GCGGGTCCAAGTCTGGACCGATAGGTGATGAGTCTCACCTCTGTCTTCTCCACACTATGTCCCAGCATACCTTGGGCTGGAGCCTTCTCCGTGTGGGCCggtcttcccctccctcctaaaATCCTGAGGGACAGGGGAAGGAAAGCTAACATCCATAGGGCAAGTCCTTAAGCATCTTTCTCCATAGGATTGGCCCTTTGATGACGGGGCGCCCCCTCCTGGCAAGGTGGTGGAGGACTGGCTGAGCCTACTGAAGGCCAAGTTCTACAATGACCCGGGCAGCTGCGTGGCTGTGCACTGTGTGGCGGGTCTGGGAAGGTGAGTGGTGGGTGGCGCTCCTGGCTCCGTTGCTGCTGGGAGCTCAACTTTTGCTTCTGTGGTCTGACTTCATTGTTTTGTGAGTTTGGATGTGGGCCATATCCACTTGACCTTTTGAAGGCCCCGGGTTCCCAGGCAAGTCCTTTCCCAGCCTGGCAGGGAGGGCTTCCCGCTAGGATCCAGTCACTGCGCCCCATGCAGCAAAAGAGCTGCCGCAGAGACATACTGGTCACCCAGGTCTGACCCCTGTTTGAGGAGGAACAGCTGTCCACACTAGCTGGAAATGAGCCAGGCGAGGGAGCATGGACTGGAGGGCATGCTCAATAGCCAGTATGCTTGTAGCTCTTTTTCTAGGAGTTTAGGCACAAAGAGGTTTTCTACATTGCCCTAGGTTGCACAGGAGGGGCAAGGGGAACCAGACTAGAGCAGCTAGTTGAGCTATCTGGAGTCTGTATCCTCCATGGGCAAGCGGAGGGACTTGGGTCTCATGTGCCCACCTTTGTCAGGTGGCCCGAGGCAGGGGCGAGATGGGGTATGGGGTCTCAGATAATCTCAGCTCTGCTTCTCCCTGCAGGGCTCCAGTGCTCGTGGCTCTTGCCCTTATCGAGAGCGGGATGAAGTATGAGGATGCCATCCAGTTCATCCGACAGTGAGTAACCAGTGGGTGGGGATGGCACGTAGGGCTCCACCGTGGATCTCGGCAGCTGGGCGGGGCTTCGGCTGTTGGCCTCTCCTTGCCCCTCACCTCTTACTTCTGTAGCTAGGTctttcctctctgcccttcctgGCTGCTCCCAAGCCAGTACCTCCTTGTGGTATGGTAGCCTTCCTGGAGGATCCCGTCTTTCCGATCTTCCAGGCAAGGACTGAAGAGTTGATGCTGCAGTCCTAGCCTGtggcgtgtgtgtacatgtgtgcacgtgtgtgtgtgtgtgtgtgtgatatccaCCGTGGATATGTGGATGCCTTTGTGCTGCCTGAAATAGGCACACATCTCTTCTCCCTGGGCAGGCCCTGTAAGACTGTAGCAGTATGGGCCTACTAGCCTGCAGGCATCCTTAGGGGAGCCTGGACTATAGAGATGGGTAGGCAACCTAAAGAGCTATGCTTAGCACAGGCACACAGCTCTCTTTACCGTGGTACAGCCCTGCAGAGGTGCCGGCTAGCTAGGGTGAAATGCACCCTAGCCTTTACTAAGTCCAGCGCCCCCAGCCTCTCCCCAGAGCCCCAGCTTAGCCTACTTCCTGTGGGTCTATCCACTCCAGTTCCCCCAGAGTCCCACAGGGTCTGAAGTTTCCTGAGGGAAAGCAAGGTGTCCAAGCCAGGCTTACTGATCCTCCGTCCCTGTCTGCAGGAAGCGCCGTGGGGCCATCAACAGCAAGCAGCTCACCTACCTGGAGAAGTACCGGCCTAAGCAGAGACTGCGGTTCAAAGACCCACACACGCACAAGACTAGATGCTGTGTCATGTAGCTCAGGCCCTGGCCCTGTCTACCCATTACTCCCGTGcctcagtgtgtctgtgtctaagGAGCCCAGTGGCCGTGTGTGTTCCTGCTCTGTCCCTGTCTGTGCCCACGGCTGTCCCTGGACCTCCTGCCATTTCCGTCCAGCCCCACCATCCCCTGCCCAGGCCTTTCCCTGGCCTGTGCACCACAGGTGGgtgtttttaaccactgggcCCAGGGCTTCAGCGGCGCTGCCCTCACCCTAACCTGTTTTCAGCACCTTTTGTTACCAGATCCTGGGCCTTCAGGTGCTCTGGACTCTCAAGGCAATAAATCAGGAGCTGTGGATGTGTGTAAGGAGTGGTGCAGAGCCGGGGAATGGGGTCTGAATCTTGGGAGGCCATGTTCCCTCCTCTGTGGTCCTGTGTAGAATTGCTGCTCTGTGCCTCCCTAGCATCCTCTGGTGGCCATGCAGCTCTCTGCAGTCTGCCTTGTTTCGACAAGTTCTTGACATTTCAGCCTGGATCCCCAGCTCCGACTGGTGACAGTTTGGGGGTTGGAACATTAGAAGGTGAGGCTGGGTCACCTCTGTAGGACAGAGTAGGGTTCACTTGGAACTTTCAGTGGCCTCCACTCCCCTGCCCCATGTGATCTGTGAGATTTGACCACAGTGGCCACCAGCCTGGGAAATGACTTCCACtgctcagaggaggaggagggcagggcagCAGAGTGGTGTGGAGTATGTTAGCTCTGAGAGTGTGGGAAGGCTGGGTGCCCGTGGAGGGCCTGATCTTCCTGCTCTCAAGTTCTGAGCAGATCTGGCTCTTAGCTGAGGAAAGGGGACAGTGAGGGACAGGGCTGGCTACACATGTCACTGTGGACATGCTCTCTGTCCTTTGGCATTGACACCACTTGTGGACATAATCCTCAGGCCTTTACAAACCTGTCCTTTCTGTGCCTATAACAGTCCCAGGACCTCTCTCACCTGCACTGGTCACCCGCCTTGAACCCTTCCCTCTTCAAGCTCCTCATGCCTGCACGTGGCCTCCTGTTCTACCTAGCCCTGAATTAGATCCCAGAAACCTCAGGGGCCTGCTTAGAGCCCCAGCAATCACTGTTTCTGCCTGTCTCAGTCAGGCAGGCCTTGTGGCGAGGTGCAGCCATTTGGGGGTGTTCCTTTCCCAAACTCAGTAGTGGTGACcttgtgtgtgctggaaactCACGACACCTGTGGCATGTTTGCACAAAGtcactgtttcttttttcagtctGCCATCCAAGTTTTCCACACGATGTCCCTGCCCCAGGGGGGACATAGTCCAGGAGCTGGGAGATATGGGCAATGGGGATCCCCCtcaggtgagggtgtgtgtgcagggtCTACCTGACAGGTTCCATAAGACCTGGGGGATGGAGCGTGGAGCGTGGAGGCTTTTGGGTGGTGGGCACAGAGCCTGAGCTTGGAGGGCTAGCTAGAGGGTCCCTTGCTGTAGCTGGCTGATCTGATGGGTCCTGAGAATGACATGCCATGGTGAGTCTCCTAAGCTCTGCCTGAGAAGGGATTCAGGGGTACTCTCAGGGAGTCAGGCAACCTCTTTTAGATTGTTGAAAACTTGTGGGGGGGTCTACAGCTGGGGCTGACTGGCCCTGTTAGAGGAAGATGCTGCCTTGTAATGGGGAAGCCTGCTGGGGTGCCCTTCCCTTCCACCTGCTCCACGTGCCCTGCATAGCTCTCAGCTGGGGACACTGGAGACTTTCCTCTCAGGCCCCACTCCCAGAGAATGACCATGCTTAGCTGTGGGCACTATGGCCTCGGCCCTGGTCACGTGGAGTTGATTCCACCCCTGAGATCTTCAAGTTGATCTGTTCCGCCCCTGCTTGTCTGTCCCGTCTGTGCCTCTGAATCTTGCTAGTATCTTTTAAGGACTTGGCTTGGCCACGGCAGAGGGTCCTTGTAGCAGGCAGGAAGCCGGCAGCTActacgctttttttttttttgttgttgttgaatctagatttttctttcaaatggaAAAATGTTACACAACCAAGCTCTATGGACAGGGTTGGGGCAGGGCTGTTCCGGGTGAGATGCTGGGAGAGGATGGCTCAAAGTCACTTCTTGGATTCGGCTGACACCTCCCGAAGGAACGCGAGCTGTCTGGTGGCAAATTCCCTGATGCCAGGTTCCGGGTCTTTTTTGAGATCTTTAAAAGCTTCAAGAGAAAAAGGACAAGTCAAAAGGGATTCTGGCCTGGGAGCAACCTCCCACCCTTACAAGGTCAGTCCCGTAAGAGGTAGGAGGATAAGAGGGTTCTTTCCGTCCATTGGCCAGCATGGAGTGCcctggtggggtgggggtctgCTCAGGAGGCCTGGGTCCTTGTCTTTTTCACCATCTGAGATAGGGATGCTGCAGAAAGCTGGGAGGTGTGGAGACAGGCCCAGGGTGTGGGCTGCTCACTGGAGAATAGCAGCCTGGTGTCCATGTCGTTGACCATCTGTGACACGGCCTGGGGTTGGTAGCAGGTGGTGTACCCTGTGCAAGACGGAGAGCCACGACTGCTGGATGCAGGAAGTTCTGGCCCAGCCCTAAGGAGCTTCCAGAAGCCCCCCAACTCCCTAACCCCACCCCTTCCTCCGCTGTGGTGCTGGGTGGGCAGGGTGAGTGAGCCTGGCCCATGCTGCCCACCTATAAACAGAGCTGCCCAGGTCTTGATGTGGCGGCGAGGGCTGTGCAGATAGTTGATGGCCTGCGACAAGTGGACGCTAAACTCCTCCTGGCTGTGTGTCATCTGTTCAGAGGAGAGCCCACCTGTCACTGCCAAGCGCCTCAGGGACTGTTGACCTCTGCCCCCATCAGCCTCACTTCCCTGGGAAGGAGAGTCCGTAGGTGTGCAGCTACCTCAGGTCCCCACTACTGACCCTGCACCCTCGCCCCTCACCAGACAGGTCCAGAGGAAGTGGCGGGCGCTGAGGCCCTTCTCCCAGGCCAGTGTACAGAACAGGGTGTGCCGTGGCTGCCAGCGGAGCAATACGGCACAGCGGTAGAAAGCGAACTTGGCCTGCTGTGGAGACAGCCATGGGAGGGGTCACCCACTGCCCGTGTGTGGCTGAGCCTGGGCTTCCCATTCCCTGAGACCACAGCTGCAATGGGTGGGGGCGCCTCAGCAGCCCTCTGTGCTGATGTCTGGGAAGCTGCTCCTACCCTAGGGTCATGGTGCCTTGTGGAAGGTAGGTAGGTACTCAGCTCTGTCTGAGCTTGTTGGGGAGATGGCTGCTATTGTCTCCTCTTCCGATGATCGGGAGTCCAGGGAGCGGGGCACAATGAAGAgggctctgtctgtgtgtcagcAGGtgcactgtgtgtctgtgtcccatCATGCTCTGCTCTAGCCGGTAGACCCACAGGCCTGGCTGGCCAGAGTGAGTGTGGGAACACACGGGAGGGGACAGTGATCGGGAAAGCCCTGCAGATGGCCAGACCTGCTGCTGCCCTCTACCCCACCCTCAGGCAACCCGATTTGGCTGCCCTGTCCTTTGACCAAGATGAAAGGCTTGCGGGTACGCACTGACCGTGACAACAGCTGGACATTGGTCCTTCAGGTGTAGAAGCAGAGGTACCATACTTAGGCACACCTGGGACCGCAGGCCACTCAGCTCCCTCTCTGCTATCGTTGCCACCAgatccccaaacagtgccataGCTGCTGCTCGGACATTGTCCCGCTCCTACGAGGCAGGGACTTAGCGAAGTGCCAGTGCTCCCCAGCTTGGAGCCCCTACTTCCTTGGACTTCCTCAGGCTCAGGGACCCAGGGTGAGGTCGATATTCCTCCCTTAGATTCAGAGGAGGGTCACAGTTTCTCTCAGACAAGGTCTCAGGACATCCTCCCATAGAATCGCCCTGTCCTCTGGTGCCCAGTGTTACCCTGACAACCAGGACCATGAAGGCAGCTAGGTGACTTATTCCCCATTTCCTAATCGGGGTGGGGAGTAATCGTTTTGGACAAAGGGACCTGCCCATGTGGTCTGTAGTAGGCCAGGACACAGAAGGGTTGGTTGGACAAGTAAGACTTGGCACTTCAGCCATGAGGAAGCGTGGTGGACTTCCTGGTGGACACCTGGCCAGATCTGGTGCACTGTGGCCTCACAGCTTGGGCCATGGGTTTGGTTcccctgggttcagagtcaggtgCAGTGGGAGGGCGGAAGGGGTCCTGAAGCCAGGGAGTTGTTGGGAGGGCCCAGGGGGCGAGCCCAGCCGCACCTGTCTTTATGCTTACGTCATCAAAGAAGTAGCGGGTGTTGATAGAGATGCAGAGACTCTGGGCGCCTGCACCCTCTGTGCCCAGGCGGTGCAGTACGTCTGATACCATGCCCATGATGCCTACCACCACCGCCTCATTGTTCTGGAAGAAGCCATTGAGGAAAACTGGCAGTTGACCTCTGAGCAGGGTTCCCTATGGGGAAGGCAGTGGACGGTGGGGGGCAGGCTCAGGTCTGCCCCCTTCACCTGGCTTCACTTGGGGTGTCCGACCTGAGCCCTGCTGCTGCCTTGCCCTTGAGTCCCAGGTCCTTATCCCTTCTGGGCCTGGGgctgctttttccttcctctgagcCCCACAGGGGCTCCACTCCCGTGTCTGGCTCCCTTCAGGTCAGATGGGGTCAGCTGTACGAAAGGCTGGTCAGGTCGCATTTACTGAGGTGGGCCTCCAGAACTTTTGTGTTGCAAGGGATCGTTGTGGGCCATTTTTACACTTTGCTGTTTGTTGTTCCAGCCCATTCTGCCAGCCCCATTTGTTGGCTGTGTGTCCTGAACTCTCAGTGAGTGGTCAGAAGTCAACAGGATATTCCCACAGGATATTTGGGTCTTTTCTCAGGGTGGCTTTCCTCTTATAAACAAACCTTGTCTCCTAAGTTCTGTTTGGTTTGAAATACTAGGTTCACCTTCACAGAGTTGTTTTTTGGCCAGGCAGATGCGAGCACCCGTGGGTGTGGTCAGTGTGCTGGGCCCTGGGGTCTAGCATGGTAGGATGGGGTTCTGATAGAGGAGCTAAGGGGGCAATGGGCACCGCCAGCATGTCTTTTGGTTGGGAGCAGGCGGGCTGCTGAGGACGAACGGACTTTCTTGCTGGAATGTGGGAAGGGGTTTACCAGGGCCTCAGCTGTTGTTCATTACATGGTTCCTGCAGTGGAGGAGGATGCCCAGAACCCTAGGGCCTGAACTGGGTTGGGGAGAC
The Microtus pennsylvanicus isolate mMicPen1 chromosome 2, mMicPen1.hap1, whole genome shotgun sequence DNA segment above includes these coding regions:
- the Ptp4a3 gene encoding protein tyrosine phosphatase type IVA 3, yielding MARMNRPAPVEVSYRNMRFLITHNPSNATLSTFIEDLKKYGATTVVRVCEVTYDKTPLEKDGITVVDWPFDDGAPPPGKVVEDWLSLLKAKFYNDPGSCVAVHCVAGLGRAPVLVALALIESGMKYEDAIQFIRQKRRGAINSKQLTYLEKYRPKQRLRFKDPHTHKTRCCVM